The DNA segment CGCTGCTTTAGGGTAGGGAAACCAGGGTACATAACGCACATAATTGGCACCCATGTTTTTTAAAGCCTCAAAAGTAGCTTTATGAATTGGTGAATTTGCACGCAACATGGGGTTATATACTACCTGCAGTGTAGGTGTGGTTTTAGAAACCGCAATGGTATTGTTCCAGTTTATAGAAATTGGTTTTTCCTGTGCGGCAAGCTTTTTAAAAGGTATAAGTACCATGACCACTATGGCCATACAACAGGTACGTTTAAGCTTTTTATACATTTCAATTTTTTATCCCAACATAGGTCACCCCATCAGCAAAGCCTCCCCCAAAAGCATTCTGAAGCCCCCAGCCTGTGTTATAACTGTCATACCACAAATCATACGTTAAAATAAAGCCTAAATAAATTTCTGTTTGTCCGGTGCCCTCTGTGGCCTCGCTGATAAATGTACCGCCATAATTTAAGGCCTCATCGTAATAAGCAATCCAGGATATCCCGCAATGTACATCTGAAGTTAGTACCAACGGAACCGTACAGGCAGAATTGCTGTAAAAACGCATGTAATAATCATACCCACTCCATTCATGCCGCTGCCATCCTCCCGGATAATCAGTTCCGCCACTGGGATTTTCTCTTTCCAGTCTGGCATATACCTGTGCCGATACATCGTTGAAACTGAATAAGACTACTGTAAACAAAAGTGCCCACAATGCTTTTTTAAGTGTCTGATAATTCTTCATGTTTTTTAGTTTAAAAGGTTAATTTATATTGGTTCGTTACAAAGGATTCTGTGTTAAGGCAGGGTTAAATTCTCTTTCCGATGATGGGATCGGGAACAATAATTTATTTGCAGTAACATTATAACTGCTTGCCGTATGCCATGGAAACGCAGCCTTTATGGCTATTCCATGTGCATTCATGATCTGTACTGCATTTCCCGATCTTACCAGATCATGCCATCTTTTATTTTCAAAAGCAAGTTCGGTACGACGTTCTTTTAAAATAATGGCGCGCAGAGCGGTCTGGTCGGTAGTCGAGATCTGACCTAAACCAGCCCCAAAAGCCCTGGTCCTTACTTCGTTCAAAGGTCCCAGTGCCGTAGCTTTGTTTTGCTCATTACGGGCTTCTGCCAGCAATAATAAAGCTTCCGCATAGCGGTAAATTGGCCAGTTGTCATTGGAATTCAGCGCTGCCAAAAAAGGAGGATGGATAAATTTCTTAACGTAAGGCAGGTTTATTTTGCCTGCTGCCGGAGGGGTAGCTGTAGTGATGTCTTTTTTACTCGCATACACAAATTCATCACTTCCATTATATGCGCCTTCAATGATCCCGATTGAAGCATCCAGGCGCTTGTCGCCCGGCTCATAAGCGCTGATCAGGTCTGGCGTAGGGGTATTCCAACCCCCATCAGTCTTATTGTTCGACGGAAAAGCGGTACCGGTAATCACGGCAGTAGAGGTAGTTCTTGGTAAAAACATAAAAGGTATAGCATTAGGTGCAGTTCCGGCAGCTGTACCTTCTAAGTATTGAACCTCAAAAATAGATTCCCTGCCGTTCTTTTTTGATGGTAAAAACGCATCGGCATAATTAACCTCCAGCGCATAGCCCATCGGCTGTAATGTAACCAACAAGTCTTCTGCATCTTTCCATCTTTTTAAGGTCACATATACATCGGCCAGCAATACAGTCGCAGCACCTTTGGTGGCCTCACCAGCTTGTTTATTGCTGGCAAATGTTGGGTTCGGAAGTTCCTTTATCGCATCAGATGCATCAGCAATGATCTGCGCATACACTTCAGCCTCTGTAGAACGGCTTACAAAAGCATCATCAGCAGTCTTTAGTTCTTTCAGGTATAATGGAACTCCACCAAACTGCCTTACCAGCTTAAAATAACCCCATGCACGTAAAAACTTCGCCTGCCCATCAATACTATTCTTAGCCGCTTCAGCCATTTCAAAACCCGCCAAACGGTCGATCACAATATTGGCCCTCGAAATTACCCTGTAACAGTGTTCCCATAAAGCCAACACATAAGTATTGCCGGGCAGGTTTTCAAAATCGTCAATATTTTCACGGTTTACATAAGCTGCCCCACGGTTGGTTGCAAAAGGCTGGTAATGGGTATTATCGGAGCGCATCTCTGCGGAATGGAAGTCGTTGGTCATCACATCACGCAGCGGTACATAAGCCCCGGCAACGGCTTGTCTGAACTGCGCTTCAGTTTTAAAAAATGTAGCAGAGGTATACTGGTCTTCCGGAGCCAGGTCTAACAGGCTTTGTTTACAGGCGGTAGCTGTAACAGCAAGTATAGCGATTATGATATATATCTTTTTCATGTCTTTTATGCTAAAATGAACTATCTGAATGTTGTTGAAATACCGATTGAAAATGTTCTTGGAACCGGATAGCCATTTTCATCTACCCCGATTCCTTTAAAAGCATCGGTGCCGTCAAAGCTGATCTCCGGGTTCATCCCACTATAGCCTGTTATTACAAAAGCCTGTTGTACAGATGCATAAACCCTGAAATTCTGGAGCAGCGTTTTACCTTTCATATTGAAACGGTAGCCCAGTGAAATGTTTTTTGCTGCCAGATAAGATCCGCTCTCTACCCACTGGCTGTTCACCTGACGCCCCATATCTGTTGTACTATATCGGGTTGTAGGATAAATTCCTGAACCGGGGTTATCTGCCGATCTCCAGTGGTCTGCAGCAGCTTTCAGCATCACCCTCGAACCGTCCAAATTGGTTGCATAAGCCCATTTGGCCGCATTCAGCAACTTGCCACCAACAGAGCCGGCCATAGTAATGTTAAGGTCGAAGTTTTTGTAGGTAAAATTGTTGGTAAACCCAAAATTGAAATCAGGGGTCGGGTCGCCGATAAAAGTACGGTCGTATTCATCAGAGATGATGCCATCCGGAACACCATTTGGTCCGCTGATGTCTTTCATTTTCAAGGTACCTTCGGCAGAATTCCTGTACTTGGCTACTGTAGGATCTGCTATTTCAGCAGCCGTGTAGAGGCCCTGGAACACAAAGCCATAAAACTCACCTAAGCGGTGACCAATCTGCTGGCGAAAGTAATCGGAAGATACACCGGTATTTCTTCTTACAAAGCCAGGTGCTACCAGGTTGTTGATGATGTTCCTATCAAATGAGATGTTAAAATTGGAGTTCCATTTTAATTTACCCGTTAAATTCTCGGAATTTACAGAAAACTCATGCCCCCAGAATTCAATCTCCCCAACATTAAATAAGATCGACCTGAAGCCGGATGCCCATGGAATAGGCCTGTCCTGGATCAGTCCGTCCGAAACCTTATGGTAATAATCATAAGTGATACTTACCCGGTTCTTTAAAACAGAAAGATCAAAGCCCACATCAAACTGTTTGTTGCGTTCCCAGGCAAGCTCAGCATTCTCTAAACGGGTAATGGCCTGCCCGGAAGCCAATGCGCCATTTAAAATATAATTGGATTGCCCCATAGTGGCCAGCGCTTCGTAATTTCCGAATGCATTGTTTCCTACAATACCATAACTTGCACGTATCTTAAACAGATCTACAAAATTAAAGCCCTTCATAAAATTTTCATCACTCATTACCCAACCTGCCGATACAGAAGGGAAAGTACCATACCTTTTATTTGCCCCAAACCTTGATGAACCATCACGGCGTATGGCTCCAGACAAAAGGTATTTACCCTTATAATTATAATTTAACCGGCCAATAGTCGACATCAGGGAATATTCACTTAAACCACTTGTAGCCGATGTAATGCTGGTAGCAGCAGAAAGATACTGGATATCGTCACTTGGAAAATTGGTACCGTTGATGGTCGCACTATATCCCCTGTACTGCTGTACGGAATATCCACCCAGGGCCTCAATGTGATGATCGGTCCCAAAGGTTTTATTGTATACCAGGTTTGCTTCCGCTGTGTACGATCCGTTATCAAAAGATTGGTTGATAGCAGTAGGTACTCCTTGTGTTGGTGCAATTACTCCTGATATAAAATTGTTGCGGGTTTCAAAACCTTTATCTACACCAAAATTCGTTTTTAAGCTTAAGCCCTGTAAAAATTCATAGTTTAAATAAGCATTTCCCAGTATCCGGGTAGTGATATAATCGTCTTTGGTACCTAGAAACCTGGCTACCGGGTTGATGTAATCTACCATACCCGGCGATTTTAC comes from the Pedobacter heparinus DSM 2366 genome and includes:
- a CDS encoding RagB/SusD family nutrient uptake outer membrane protein encodes the protein MKKIYIIIAILAVTATACKQSLLDLAPEDQYTSATFFKTEAQFRQAVAGAYVPLRDVMTNDFHSAEMRSDNTHYQPFATNRGAAYVNRENIDDFENLPGNTYVLALWEHCYRVISRANIVIDRLAGFEMAEAAKNSIDGQAKFLRAWGYFKLVRQFGGVPLYLKELKTADDAFVSRSTEAEVYAQIIADASDAIKELPNPTFASNKQAGEATKGAATVLLADVYVTLKRWKDAEDLLVTLQPMGYALEVNYADAFLPSKKNGRESIFEVQYLEGTAAGTAPNAIPFMFLPRTTSTAVITGTAFPSNNKTDGGWNTPTPDLISAYEPGDKRLDASIGIIEGAYNGSDEFVYASKKDITTATPPAAGKINLPYVKKFIHPPFLAALNSNDNWPIYRYAEALLLLAEARNEQNKATALGPLNEVRTRAFGAGLGQISTTDQTALRAIILKERRTELAFENKRWHDLVRSGNAVQIMNAHGIAIKAAFPWHTASSYNVTANKLLFPIPSSEREFNPALTQNPL
- a CDS encoding SusC/RagA family TonB-linked outer membrane protein, with translation MRKHFYKTWYSYKPCSLILTLLLFANFAFSQDKTGLIKGKITDDSGPLPAASVLVKGPKNGTTADAQGNFSIRVAEGTYTLTASYIGYTSADQVNVKVTAGKETVVNFKLSSNVQLQEVQVSYGKQRAREITGSVAQVDASTLQDMPVNQFAQQLAGKVAGVQVAQTSGQPGRGMSFRIRGATSTKADNQPLFVVDGMPVTGSINNINPAEIESFSILKDASATALYGSRAANGVILITTKHAKSGDAKIEFNANYGVQKIPENRVPQMMNAREFATYMKNRYEDQKIYVPTFVPPADQVAAYGNPEQYGEGTNWFKLMTRTAPIQDYNVSFQSAREKSSSTVIAGYLEQQGVLINTSTKLYSLRYNADLSLSNNKLKIGVNVAPSYRLDHNNRVSTDGVGGWFENGMEASPLETPYNADGSLKRFVKSPGMVDYINPVARFLGTKDDYITTRILGNAYLNYEFLQGLSLKTNFGVDKGFETRNNFISGVIAPTQGVPTAINQSFDNGSYTAEANLVYNKTFGTDHHIEALGGYSVQQYRGYSATINGTNFPSDDIQYLSAATSITSATSGLSEYSLMSTIGRLNYNYKGKYLLSGAIRRDGSSRFGANKRYGTFPSVSAGWVMSDENFMKGFNFVDLFKIRASYGIVGNNAFGNYEALATMGQSNYILNGALASGQAITRLENAELAWERNKQFDVGFDLSVLKNRVSITYDYYHKVSDGLIQDRPIPWASGFRSILFNVGEIEFWGHEFSVNSENLTGKLKWNSNFNISFDRNIINNLVAPGFVRRNTGVSSDYFRQQIGHRLGEFYGFVFQGLYTAAEIADPTVAKYRNSAEGTLKMKDISGPNGVPDGIISDEYDRTFIGDPTPDFNFGFTNNFTYKNFDLNITMAGSVGGKLLNAAKWAYATNLDGSRVMLKAAADHWRSADNPGSGIYPTTRYSTTDMGRQVNSQWVESGSYLAAKNISLGYRFNMKGKTLLQNFRVYASVQQAFVITGYSGMNPEISFDGTDAFKGIGVDENGYPVPRTFSIGISTTFR